One Chlamydiales bacterium genomic window carries:
- a CDS encoding 2-oxo acid dehydrogenase subunit E2 encodes MKVEIKVPSMGESITEATIGRILKENGSHIVLDEELVELETEKATQILYAPVEGDIFYAVKENDTVKVGDVIGFIEETKALHKQIESIPVVKEEAKRSIKHPMSPIRKFIASKLILTKEKTAMLTTFNEVDMSKIIEMKNSYKELFEKEHKVHLGYMSFFAKATVEALKMVPILNASIEGEFIVQRNDYDIGIAVSTDRGVVVPVIRNCDIRSFAEIERDLDIFAKQACEGIISADAFQGGSFTITNGGVFGSLFSTPILNGSQSGILGMHKIEKRVVVIDDQIVIRPMMYLALTYDHRLVDGKEAITFLVHIKEALEDPARLFLGI; translated from the coding sequence ATGAAGGTAGAAATTAAAGTCCCTTCAATGGGTGAGTCAATTACAGAGGCAACAATTGGCCGTATCTTAAAAGAAAATGGCTCACATATTGTTTTAGACGAAGAATTGGTTGAGTTAGAGACAGAAAAAGCAACACAGATACTCTATGCTCCAGTAGAAGGCGATATTTTTTATGCTGTCAAAGAAAATGATACAGTAAAAGTTGGTGATGTCATTGGTTTTATTGAAGAGACAAAAGCTCTACACAAACAAATTGAGAGCATACCTGTTGTAAAAGAGGAAGCTAAAAGAAGTATCAAGCATCCAATGAGTCCTATCAGAAAGTTCATTGCGAGTAAGTTGATTCTTACCAAAGAAAAAACTGCAATGCTTACAACTTTTAATGAAGTAGATATGTCTAAGATAATAGAGATGAAAAATTCTTATAAAGAACTTTTTGAAAAGGAGCACAAGGTTCATCTTGGTTATATGTCTTTTTTTGCAAAGGCTACAGTAGAGGCATTAAAGATGGTTCCTATTCTCAACGCCTCTATCGAGGGTGAATTTATTGTTCAGCGAAACGATTATGACATAGGTATAGCTGTTAGTACGGATAGAGGGGTTGTTGTTCCTGTTATAAGAAATTGTGATATACGCTCATTTGCAGAGATTGAAAGGGATTTAGATATATTTGCAAAACAAGCTTGTGAGGGGATAATATCTGCTGATGCTTTTCAGGGAGGATCTTTTACCATAACAAATGGGGGTGTTTTTGGATCACTTTTTTCTACACCCATTCTCAATGGCTCTCAAAGTGGTATTTTGGGGATGCATAAAATTGAAAAACGCGTCGTTGTTATTGATGACCAGATCGTTATTCGTCCTATGATGTATTTGGCACTTACCTATGATCATCGCTTAGTTGATGGCAAGGAAGCAATTACGTTCTTAGTCCACATAAAAGAGGCTCTTGAGGACCCAGCTCGTCTCTTTCTGGGAATATGA
- a CDS encoding ATP-binding protein → MKKMPINPFKFGDPVEGEYYLPRENLSQLVLQFLVNHINVILIGPRRFGKTSFVLNLLKDLEKDSFSTLFVDIFNITSHKDFFHQILRALSLKKSWLDHLKKMGKLLIDVRPKLTADFDKVTGQPSLGFALNPPEEKEIKESIQDLLADLESLGKRVIIVIDEFQKITEIDDNGWLEATLRTHMQQKKNTTFLFTGSRRMMIHDMLNNPARPFYRSCQPIEFPVFGEEFTDWVIKRFLDVGINCERNAVNHLRKLVQDTPNYVQMVCFHLLAEGYTHIRIKEVDSTLTKVVQQNAYAYQTLLASLSLTQQRALRLAAIEEKQVFAKEHLAKYEIASTPALASAFKALKTKGILDEEGHGKGSVIFDDPLLAIWLKFSFIRLLA, encoded by the coding sequence ATGAAAAAGATGCCAATAAACCCGTTTAAATTTGGAGATCCTGTTGAGGGAGAGTATTATCTTCCTCGAGAAAACTTGTCCCAACTTGTCTTACAATTTCTTGTAAACCATATCAATGTAATTTTGATAGGGCCCAGGCGCTTTGGAAAAACTTCGTTTGTTTTGAACTTATTAAAAGACTTAGAAAAAGATTCTTTTTCTACACTTTTTGTTGATATATTCAACATTACATCGCACAAAGACTTTTTTCATCAAATATTGAGAGCACTATCTCTTAAGAAAAGCTGGCTGGACCACTTAAAAAAAATGGGAAAGTTGCTTATTGATGTGCGCCCAAAGCTTACTGCTGATTTTGATAAAGTAACAGGGCAACCCTCACTTGGTTTTGCACTCAATCCACCGGAAGAAAAAGAAATAAAAGAGAGCATTCAAGACCTTTTAGCGGATTTAGAATCACTTGGTAAGCGCGTTATTATCGTAATTGATGAGTTTCAAAAGATAACAGAAATTGATGATAATGGATGGCTTGAGGCCACTTTAAGAACTCACATGCAGCAAAAGAAAAATACAACTTTTTTGTTTACAGGCTCTAGAAGAATGATGATACATGATATGCTAAACAATCCTGCAAGGCCTTTTTACAGATCTTGTCAACCTATTGAATTTCCAGTTTTTGGTGAGGAGTTTACTGATTGGGTCATAAAGCGATTTTTGGATGTTGGTATTAATTGTGAAAGGAACGCAGTAAATCATCTTAGAAAATTAGTTCAAGACACACCTAATTATGTTCAAATGGTATGTTTTCATCTCTTAGCAGAGGGTTACACTCATATTAGAATTAAAGAGGTTGATTCTACTTTGACAAAAGTTGTACAACAAAATGCTTATGCTTATCAAACGCTACTAGCATCTTTATCCCTAACGCAACAAAGAGCTCTTAGGCTGGCTGCAATCGAAGAAAAACAGGTTTTTGCAAAGGAACACCTTGCAAAATATGAGATAGCAAGTACACCAGCTCTTGCCTCTGCATTTAAAGCTCTTAAAACAAAGGGAATATTGGATGAAGAGGGTCATGGTAAGGGGAGTGTAATCTTTGATGATCCTCTTCTTGCAATTTGGCTAAAGTTTTCATTCATTAGACTTCTTGCGTAA